A stretch of the Porifericola rhodea genome encodes the following:
- a CDS encoding TolC family protein, which yields MFKKYLPTVLLAVMTIPVWAQSADSYTLEQVLDKALERNLSLKISQQNQNLFAEQVREVKNNFLPNINLNAQHQYYFDIPTQVAPAAALGLGGDGGPEYIPLSFGLPHQTNISAQLQQVIYNPQLPVGIKAAQTGQDIAELQLQQSKEDVVYGVSSTYYQAQSVAQQIKLLNQNIKSIERLVKITDLLRQNDLAKSTDVERLQLNQANLSNQMANLKVSYQQLINGLKLMTNTPMTEEFVIDTAIHVQDEETLVLADSVTRTDVALAEKQLEVQRLEEKQIMAGYLPSLYATGVYGQTGFGEFDKDYYEMFPVSYVGLQLSVPLFDGLSKRSQRMQKQIQQSQTRDQIALLEQQVENEIANAVASLETQQQAVSIQKRALALAEKVYENMQLQYKEGLSGVSDVIDSENELRQAQTDYLTAWVKLKLAELEIKQATGNLIE from the coding sequence ATGTTTAAAAAATACTTACCAACTGTGCTATTAGCTGTTATGACGATCCCGGTATGGGCGCAATCTGCAGACAGCTATACTTTAGAACAGGTGCTGGATAAAGCTCTAGAGAGAAACCTGAGCCTGAAGATCAGCCAGCAAAACCAAAACTTATTTGCAGAGCAGGTAAGAGAAGTTAAAAACAACTTCCTGCCTAATATTAATCTAAATGCTCAGCATCAATATTATTTTGATATTCCTACCCAGGTAGCACCGGCAGCAGCGCTAGGGCTTGGAGGGGATGGAGGACCAGAATACATTCCTCTTTCGTTTGGTTTGCCACATCAAACCAATATAAGCGCTCAGCTTCAGCAGGTAATTTATAACCCTCAGCTGCCAGTAGGAATTAAAGCCGCTCAAACTGGGCAGGATATAGCTGAGCTACAATTGCAGCAGTCAAAAGAAGATGTAGTGTACGGAGTGTCTAGCACCTATTACCAGGCTCAGTCAGTAGCCCAGCAGATTAAGCTGTTAAATCAGAATATAAAGTCTATAGAGCGACTGGTTAAAATTACTGATTTACTGAGACAAAATGATCTTGCTAAAAGTACGGATGTGGAGCGTCTTCAACTGAACCAGGCCAATCTGTCTAATCAAATGGCTAACCTTAAAGTGAGCTATCAGCAACTGATCAACGGACTGAAGTTGATGACAAACACACCCATGACCGAAGAGTTCGTTATTGATACTGCCATTCATGTACAGGACGAAGAAACTCTGGTATTGGCAGATAGCGTAACGCGTACTGATGTAGCCCTGGCAGAAAAACAGCTTGAAGTACAGAGGCTGGAAGAAAAGCAGATTATGGCTGGCTACCTCCCTTCTCTATATGCTACTGGCGTTTATGGCCAAACCGGTTTTGGAGAGTTTGATAAAGATTATTATGAGATGTTTCCGGTAAGTTATGTAGGGTTACAATTGTCAGTACCTCTTTTTGATGGTCTCAGCAAACGTTCGCAACGTATGCAAAAGCAAATTCAGCAAAGCCAGACTCGCGACCAGATTGCCTTACTGGAACAACAGGTAGAAAATGAAATTGCCAATGCTGTGGCAAGCCTGGAAACTCAGCAGCAGGCAGTAAGCATACAAAAAAGAGCGCTGGCTCTGGCCGAGAAGGTATATGAAAATATGCAGCTTCAGTACAAAGAAGGGCTTAGTGGAGTAAGTGATGTCATTGACTCAGAAAACGAATTACGCCAGGCACAGACAGACTACCTTACCGCCTGGGTAAAACTTAAACTGGCTGAACTGGAGATCAAACAAGCTACCGGAAATCTAATAGAATAA
- a CDS encoding efflux RND transporter periplasmic adaptor subunit, which translates to MKTNTKVWRFVIAGVVLIVLGAWTYTSLMDNKEAVEGRVYERDFSRRTPVQVEKVSKKVLSQSKRLLGTFEPNRELDVKVQAQGEVVREAISEGQSVKQGALIAKVDDDQLRYQLIAAEAELKDAQQSVKRYQNLTNNDAVAKVQLDNAQLRLARAESQVKVLKKQISQTAVTAPFSGVVTKKMFEKGTVVSPGMPLAHLVELSKLKLIVQVPEADLLAFREGQKVTVVTDVHPSAKYEGTISMVGAKGDKAHNFPVHITVENSEEYPLRAGMYGSLQFESDNQTETMVIPREALVGSTQNASVYKVNDGVAYKQPVVIGSTSGEELEVISGLQINDQVVVNGQINLSDSTEVVIR; encoded by the coding sequence ATGAAAACCAATACCAAAGTTTGGAGATTCGTGATAGCCGGAGTCGTACTGATTGTACTCGGCGCATGGACCTACACCTCACTGATGGACAATAAAGAAGCAGTAGAAGGGCGTGTATATGAAAGAGACTTCTCTCGCCGCACTCCTGTGCAGGTAGAAAAGGTAAGCAAAAAAGTATTATCGCAGTCTAAGCGTTTGCTTGGTACATTTGAGCCCAATCGTGAACTGGATGTAAAAGTACAGGCCCAGGGCGAAGTTGTAAGAGAAGCTATTAGCGAAGGGCAGAGTGTAAAACAGGGTGCGCTAATCGCAAAAGTTGATGATGACCAGCTTCGTTATCAGCTTATAGCGGCAGAAGCAGAACTAAAAGACGCACAGCAGTCGGTAAAGAGGTATCAGAACCTAACCAATAATGATGCGGTAGCTAAGGTACAGTTAGACAATGCCCAACTCAGGTTGGCCCGTGCAGAAAGTCAGGTAAAAGTATTGAAAAAGCAAATTAGCCAGACAGCAGTTACCGCCCCTTTTAGTGGAGTAGTTACCAAAAAAATGTTCGAAAAAGGTACAGTAGTTTCTCCCGGTATGCCTTTGGCTCATTTGGTAGAATTATCTAAACTCAAACTTATTGTACAGGTTCCGGAGGCGGACCTTTTAGCCTTCCGCGAAGGGCAAAAAGTTACAGTAGTAACAGACGTACATCCATCTGCAAAGTATGAAGGTACCATTAGTATGGTAGGTGCCAAAGGAGATAAAGCGCACAATTTTCCGGTACATATTACTGTAGAAAATTCTGAGGAATATCCTCTGAGAGCAGGAATGTACGGTAGCTTGCAGTTTGAGAGTGATAACCAGACAGAGACTATGGTGATACCTCGTGAAGCGCTGGTAGGCTCAACCCAAAACGCAAGTGTGTACAAAGTGAATGATGGAGTAGCCTACAAGCAGCCCGTAGTAATTGGATCAACCTCTGGCGAAGAGCTTGAAGTGATTTCCGGCCTGCAGATCAACGATCAGGTAGTAGTAAACGGACAAATTAACTTGAGCGACAGCACCGAAGTCGTGATCCGCTAA
- a CDS encoding efflux RND transporter permease subunit, with protein MSISEISVKRPTLIVVLFLVTVLAGVLAFPNIGYQLIPDVSAPTITITTIYPGASPSEVENSVTREIEDAVADLESIDDITSKSLESASLVIVNFEAGTDIDQRVEEAQRNINNVLSELPEDAETPSISKVSPSDLPIMQISATSSLSSKVFYNEMEDQIVPQLQQIEGVAEVSLLGGEEREIKVAVDPGKLEYYGVSLLQVSQAINQANMEFPTGSVKNEGDEITVRLAGKFTDLEQIRNQIVVAGEGGSQIRVRDVAEVTDGAKETESIARLNGVNAIALRVQKQNDANTVDVSEAIRDQLVEIEEHYADSNLKFNIAQDESEFTLEAVEAVLHDLVIAIILVAVVMLFFLHSFRNALIVMIAIPVSLISTVAFMYMMGYTFNLMTLLAMSLVIGILVDDSIVVLENIYRHMEMGKKPFKAVLDGTKEIGLTALSITLVIVIVFIPVTMVESLIADIFRQFSWTVAIATLFSLLVSFTLIPWLMSRFSKLTHLNPKNPLQWVLIKFEKGLSNLNDFYENTLKWTLSRKWVVVAVVILLFGFTAWVGSLGIVGQEQFSSGDKGEFTLTLEYDKSTSVRSNNLATYEVEQWLLDKEEVVSVLANVGGPSVGVGSTGLGNPYMSELTVKLVDKADRNLSTEQFMIGVMEDVREQFSGVEVGAAVNGMVQSGSAPIELTLSGGDYDKLVESGEKLKELIERTPGANDVNVSVETGKPEVSVEIDRDKMSELGLNIAMVGATLQNAFSGNDDSEFRDGDYEYEIRIQLDEFNRQNPEDVKNILFVNNRGESVKLSQFASVSQSSGPSVLERKDRRPSVTVTSYALGVPSGTLAQNIEAKMLNADFMQGVDYVWGGDIKQQNESFGALGAAFGISLILIYLILVALYDNFIYPFVVLFSIPVALIGSFLALALSMSTMSVFAILGVIMLLGLVAKNAILIVDFTGQLKEEGLATREAVIRAGKERLRPILMTTLAMVIGMLPIALAGGAGAEWKNAMAWVIIGGLISSLVLTIYVVPVTYDFVDWVKAKISGLTSKKEVKEKKLKSVS; from the coding sequence ATGAGTATTTCAGAAATATCCGTAAAACGCCCTACGCTAATTGTGGTGCTGTTCCTGGTAACAGTACTGGCAGGGGTGTTGGCCTTCCCTAACATAGGCTATCAATTAATTCCTGACGTTTCTGCACCTACTATCACAATTACAACTATCTACCCGGGAGCATCTCCCAGCGAGGTAGAAAATAGCGTAACCCGTGAAATAGAGGATGCTGTAGCGGACCTTGAGAGTATAGACGATATTACCTCAAAATCTCTGGAAAGTGCTTCTTTGGTAATTGTAAACTTTGAAGCAGGTACAGATATAGACCAAAGAGTAGAAGAGGCACAACGTAACATCAACAATGTATTGAGCGAGCTACCAGAAGATGCTGAAACACCTTCTATTTCAAAAGTATCGCCAAGCGACCTTCCTATAATGCAGATTAGTGCAACTTCCAGCCTAAGTAGTAAGGTATTTTATAATGAGATGGAAGACCAGATTGTACCCCAGCTACAGCAGATAGAAGGTGTAGCCGAAGTTAGCCTGCTGGGTGGCGAAGAGCGCGAAATAAAAGTGGCAGTAGACCCAGGTAAACTAGAGTATTATGGAGTTTCCCTTCTGCAAGTGAGCCAGGCCATCAACCAGGCCAATATGGAGTTTCCTACGGGTAGTGTAAAGAATGAAGGAGATGAAATTACTGTAAGGCTCGCGGGTAAATTTACCGATCTGGAGCAAATCAGAAATCAGATTGTGGTCGCCGGAGAAGGGGGGAGCCAGATTAGAGTGCGTGATGTGGCAGAAGTAACAGATGGTGCCAAAGAGACCGAAAGCATCGCTCGTTTGAATGGCGTAAATGCTATTGCCCTTAGAGTACAAAAGCAGAATGACGCGAACACTGTAGATGTAAGTGAAGCTATACGTGACCAACTGGTAGAAATAGAGGAACATTATGCGGATAGCAATCTTAAATTTAATATAGCTCAGGATGAGTCTGAATTTACGCTGGAAGCGGTAGAGGCTGTACTTCATGACTTGGTTATCGCTATTATTCTGGTTGCGGTGGTTATGCTGTTCTTCCTGCACAGTTTCAGAAACGCCCTCATTGTTATGATTGCGATACCAGTCTCTCTTATTTCTACTGTCGCCTTTATGTATATGATGGGTTACACATTTAACCTGATGACCCTACTAGCCATGTCACTGGTAATTGGTATTCTGGTAGATGACTCTATCGTGGTACTGGAAAATATTTACCGACATATGGAGATGGGCAAAAAGCCATTCAAAGCAGTTCTGGATGGTACTAAAGAAATAGGGCTTACGGCACTTTCCATTACCCTGGTAATTGTAATTGTGTTTATACCAGTAACAATGGTAGAATCATTGATTGCAGATATATTTCGCCAATTCTCATGGACAGTAGCCATTGCCACGCTCTTTAGTTTACTAGTGTCTTTTACACTTATACCATGGCTGATGTCACGTTTCTCTAAGCTAACCCATCTCAACCCTAAAAACCCGCTTCAGTGGGTATTAATCAAGTTTGAGAAAGGGCTAAGCAACCTTAATGATTTTTATGAAAATACACTAAAGTGGACGCTTAGCCGCAAGTGGGTAGTGGTAGCGGTAGTTATTTTACTCTTTGGCTTTACAGCTTGGGTAGGTAGTCTGGGTATCGTTGGTCAGGAGCAGTTTTCTTCCGGTGACAAAGGCGAATTTACGCTTACTCTGGAGTATGATAAGAGTACTTCTGTACGTAGCAACAACCTGGCTACTTACGAAGTAGAGCAGTGGCTACTGGATAAAGAAGAAGTTGTATCGGTACTAGCCAACGTAGGTGGACCTAGTGTAGGTGTTGGAAGTACTGGTTTGGGTAACCCTTATATGTCCGAGCTTACAGTTAAGCTGGTAGACAAAGCAGACCGTAATTTAAGTACTGAGCAGTTTATGATTGGTGTGATGGAAGATGTACGTGAGCAGTTTAGTGGGGTAGAAGTTGGTGCGGCAGTAAACGGTATGGTACAGTCTGGTAGTGCCCCTATTGAGCTTACCCTGAGTGGAGGCGATTATGATAAGTTGGTAGAGAGCGGAGAAAAACTGAAGGAACTAATTGAACGTACTCCAGGCGCTAATGATGTCAATGTATCTGTAGAGACCGGAAAGCCAGAAGTATCTGTAGAAATTGACCGAGATAAAATGTCGGAACTGGGGCTTAATATAGCCATGGTTGGAGCTACGCTACAGAATGCCTTTAGTGGAAACGATGATAGTGAGTTTCGTGATGGAGATTATGAGTATGAAATACGTATCCAACTGGATGAGTTTAACCGCCAGAACCCTGAAGATGTTAAAAATATTCTGTTTGTAAACAATAGAGGAGAATCTGTTAAGCTCTCACAATTTGCTTCTGTAAGCCAGTCTAGCGGGCCTTCTGTGTTGGAGCGTAAAGATCGTCGCCCTTCAGTTACTGTTACTTCCTATGCGCTGGGCGTTCCTTCGGGTACTCTAGCCCAAAATATAGAAGCCAAAATGCTTAATGCTGACTTTATGCAGGGAGTAGATTATGTATGGGGAGGAGATATTAAGCAACAGAACGAGAGCTTTGGTGCATTAGGAGCTGCCTTTGGTATTTCATTAATCTTGATTTATCTCATATTGGTAGCTTTATATGACAACTTTATCTACCCGTTTGTCGTGTTATTCTCTATCCCGGTGGCATTAATTGGTTCATTCCTGGCGCTGGCACTTTCTATGTCAACCATGAGTGTGTTTGCCATACTGGGTGTGATTATGCTACTCGGTCTGGTGGCTAAGAATGCTATTCTGATTGTAGACTTTACCGGTCAGCTCAAAGAAGAGGGACTTGCTACACGCGAAGCTGTAATCAGAGCTGGTAAAGAGCGTTTACGCCCTATCTTAATGACTACTTTGGCAATGGTAATTGGTATGCTTCCTATTGCGCTGGCTGGTGGAGCTGGTGCCGAATGGAAGAATGCAATGGCGTGGGTAATAATCGGAGGACTTATATCGTCGCTGGTGCTTACCATCTATGTTGTGCCAGTTACATATGACTTTGTAGACTGGGTTAAGGCCAAAATATCTGGGCTAACCTCTAAAAAGGAAGTGAAAGAGAAGAAGCTGAAGAGCGTTTCTTAA